A segment of the Aureliella helgolandensis genome:
CGATCTGGCAACCCGTCAGCAATACAAATCCACTCGCTAATCAATACGCAGGAACATTTCGATGCCACACACCCAGCCACAGAAAAACCGATGGAACCGAGGGTGGAGCTCCGTGCCAACGCTGGCTCTGCTAACTATTGTTGTCCTCACCATCGGTTGTCGCACGGCCGCATCCCTAGGCCTACCGATCGCGGCCGGCGCCAACTACATGCTGCATGACGTAGCCGAGATCCGACAAAATGCAGGCCATCGCGAGGATGTCGCTTCGGAATTGGCAAAAGCGCCCCTTCAACCCCACCGGGTCGAAGCAGGGGATGTGTTAGTTATTGAACCCAACGACTTCAACTCTCCCGTCCAGGTCCCCAGCGACCATACCGTCCAGCAGGATGGGACGATTGATTTGGGAGGTTACGGGCGCATGCAAGTGGTTGGCTTAAGTGTCCCAGACATCCAGCAACAGGTTCAACAGTCAGTTCTCCAACAAGAAACCGCGAAACGTCATGCGAAAATCGGCCTAGCATCCCATAGCAGTCAGGCGGGCAGGGAAGCGGAGGAAGCCGAAGACTACGGGGTGACCGTTCGCTTGGTCAGCCAAGAACGTGGAGTGGTGTACGTCATGGGTGAAGTCAACGCGCCAGGTTCCTACCCCATTGCCGGTAGTGAAACCGTCCTGGATGCACTTATCCTAGCGGGAGGCCTTTCGACTCGCTCCAACGAGCACAAGGTCATTCTCACACGACCACAACCGAGTGGACAAGAGCGGTTGATCCTGCCGGTCTGCTATCACCAGATCCTGCAACTCGGTGATACCGCCACGAACTACCAACTGCAACCTGGAGATCGCATTTACGTCCCCAGCCTGAGTATCTGGGAAGACATCAAGCAGAGCGTCCCCTGGTCAGCCCAAAGAAGTTGTCCACAATGCCGTCAATATTAGTCTTGGGTTCCCACGACTTGGACCACGACCGGTTCTCTGCCCAACGTTTCGGCGGCGACTTGCATCACATCTTCGGGGGTCACCGCCGCATAGCGGGCGAGCACGACGTCCAGTGGTTCATAGCTGCGGCGGTTCAACCAAGCTTGCCCTACGGCGAAGAGACGATTGGACGGTTTTTCGTCCGAGAGGATAAGGCTGCTTGAAACCTTATTGCGAGCCAGTCCCAATTCCTTTTCAGTCACCCCGTTACGCAAGGTTTCCGCGAGCACGCGTTGGATGATCTTCGAATTCTCGGTGGCATCCTCCGGTGCACAACACAGGTAGCCGGCCAAACAACCGCAGTCCCCGAAGAATTGAGGCCAGATCGCAGCCGTTTCGGCTCGGCCCGTATCGATCAACTCCCAAAACAGGCGGCTTCCGGTATCGTCTGCCAGGATCGTGCACAGCATGCGCAGAGCATACCGCCGCGGATCATTGCGACTCAGGCCCGGCCACATCTGGACTTCATAATGCTGATGCCTTGACTCACGCTCGATCACGGCAGAGCCGCTATGATAATTGGCTGGCAAGTTGACTCGAGGCTGCGATTCGGCCGGCCAATTCTCAGAAACCTTCGAAACATGCTCGATCAACTGCGACATATCGACTTTGCCGCTCGCGATCAAAAACATGTTGTCCTTGGTATAGCGGCCGCGATGATACTCATGCATTTGCGATACGGTCATATCGGCCACGGTCTCGGAACTTCCCAAGACGCGCGTCGCCAGTGGATGCTCTCCGAAAAAAAGTTCACTGGCTTTCTCAAAGGCACCGTAGGGAGGCTGATCGTCGTACATCGCGATCTCCTCTAGGACCACCTGACGCTCCGTCTCAAAATCTTCCTCACGCAGCAGGGGCTGCATAATATCGGTCAGTAGATCCACGGCATGCGCTTGGCATTCTGGCAAAACGGAGGCATAGAAGACCGTAGAGTCCTCGGAAGTGTAAGCGTTTGAATGCGCCCCCAGGTGGTCGAGTTCGCGATTCACTTCGGCGGCAGTTCGCCGCTCGGTTCCCTTAAACACCATGTGCTCCAGGAAATGGCTTACCCCCGCCACTCCGGGTTGCTCATCGCGCGCACCGGTATCGACAAACCAACCCAGTGACGTTGTAAACGCAGTGGGATCCTGGAGAACGACAATCTCAGGTCCCGATTCAGACTTGTGCGTTAGCAATTCCATCCGGCAGCTCCAGTGCTTGTGACCCAACAGTCACGAGCGAAAAATTCTTGGGTAAATGCTCACAAAAATGTTGCTGCAGTCCCTCACAGGTCAATGCATCAACTCTGGCACACACCTCTTCACGCGTGGGCACTCTCCCCAGATAAAACCAATCACTGGCAATCTGACTACTGCGGGCGGCCGAAGACTCTTGCTCAAAGACAAGCGAGCTCTTAATGCGGTACTTCAATCGCTCAAGCTCATCCACCGTGATTCCATCACGCAACGAAAATATCGTTTCCAACAAGACTTGCAGAGTTTCCTCTGCTCGATTGGTAGTGGTACCCGCGTAGCACAAGACACTGCCCAATCCCGCCAATGAAAAACAGGTGGCAAACACCGAATAGACCAAGCCACGTTTCTCGCGGACCTCGGTGAACAACCGACTGCTCATGCCATCACTCAAGACCCCCACCAGCGCACGACTTTCGTAGTACTCGGGACTCTCGTAGGGTTCACATTCGTAGGCTAGGGCAAGATGAATTTGATTGGTGGAATGATCCACATGCCGGCTACCATAATTGGGCTTCAACTCAGGCAACTCTCGAGGAGGTGCGCCGGTCCAATCCCCCAACCGCGCTTCGACCAAATCGCAAACCTGCGTCCAATCAAAATTCCCAGCCACCGCCAGGATGCTTCCCGCCGGCTTGTAGGTATCCTGAAAAAAGTGGTGCATCTTCTGATGGTCGATCGCTGCCAAGCCTTCGCGCGTGCCTTGCGAGATACGGCCAAAGGGGAGCGGATATCGGAAGCGTTTCAGCTCACTAAAGCAGCGGTGCGAGGCCTCGTCATCCAGGGCTCGCAAGTCCTGGAGACTTAGCTGGCGCGCATCGTCCAATTGGTCGGCCGGCAGATGTGGTGTACGAACCAAATCGCTGTAGAGCCCCAAGGTTTCAGGGAGTACTTCACGCGGCATTGCACAGCTAAAGGAGCTGTGATTGGTGGTGATGGAACTACCGCGTTCAACCCCCAGCTCATCCAGCCGCTCCAAGAACTGGCGGCTGTCAAGTTCGCCGCACCCTCGCTGGACCATTTCATTGGTCATGCCAGAGAGCCCATCCAGCCCATTGGGCTCGTAACAAGTCCCTGCTGGTAGATGGAGTGAAAAGGCTGCCGAACGCAACCAGGGCATATGCTCGCCGAGTAACACTAAGCCATTGTCGAACTTGCGGTAGAGCAGCTCTTGATTCATGCGATGCCTAAGACGTCTAGGAGAAACCGTTCACGAGACTCGTGCTGCCTCACACCGCCTCGACTGCGGACGTCGCTCATCGCCCTTTGTCCAAGGGCCGCCAACGCTGGCGCCAGCAGTGGCGACTGTGATCTGCGAATGAGGATGCGCACTATTCTTTCTTGGACTTACTGTCGCTCTTCGATTCACTCTTCTTAGAGCTGCCGCCGTCACTCTTGGAGGAGCTATCGCTGGCGGGCTTGTCGGCCGCTTTCGCCTTGTTATAGGACTCGCTGCGATAATCGGTTTGATAAAAGCCCGAACCTTTGAAGACGACCGCAGCACCGGTGCCCAACAAGCGTCGCAGTTTTAACTTACCGCACTTGGGGCATTTCCTCTTCTTCGGATCGTTAATTCCTTGATACAGCTCAAACAGATGGTCGCACGCATCACACTGATAATCGTACGTTGGCATTCAAAGCTCCTGCACCGTGATACGGATGTAAACGAAAATTGGTAGGACGGACAATCGTAAAATGGCGAGCCAACGCAATTTCCCGATATAGCAACTCGCCGCAGGGCGGCTCGTTGAGTAAATTCCCACCTCGCACTTGCGGGAGTGTTCAACACTCCCAGCGGCCGCTGCAATCGCGCCTCACAGCCCTAGAGCTGGGCACGAAGATTGCCGCTGAAGCGTGCTTGGCAGGGTGCTACTTTCGCGTAAGGACATTAAGACTCGAGATGCGCTGACACCAACCAGCCAATGGTGCCCAGCCCAAGCGGCTAGGTGCACCGACCACCGGCGGCGGACTAACCCGCGGTACCGGTACTGACAATGACGCTGCTGGGGCGGACCACGCGGTCGTGCAGCTTGTAACCCACTGCAACTTCCTGAGCCACCGTCCCAGCCGCATACTGCTCGCTGGGCATTTGCGAAATAGCCTCGTGCACATTGGGGTCAAACTGCGACCCCACGCCATCGATGACCGTACAGCCGTGCTTTGCGAGGGCAGTGGTAAACTGTTGCCGCACTAGTTTCACACCCTCCAACAGCGATTGAGGATTGGCCGCGTCCTCCTGAGCTGCCCCGATGGCTCGATCCAAATTATCAATCGCTTCCAGCAGATCGCGAATCAGGGCCGTATTGGCGTACTTGAGTTGCTGTTCCGAATCTCGCTGCATGCGTTTTCGGAAATTCTCCAACTCGGCCTTAGAGCGGAGGACTTCGCGTTCCGCTTCCAAAACGCGTTCATCCACGGTGAGCTCGGCGGCTGCCGGAGCTTCCTCGGGACTCTGCTCCAACGCTTGATCCAACGCATCTGCAAACGCCTGAGATGCATCATCCGATTGATCATCGGCCTGGGGACGGGATTCTGAATTCATGTTTTGGTCTTCTTGTGTCATCTCTAAGGAATTCTCCAAAGCATGTAATGGATTTGAGTCGCGAGCCATCCATGCTTTACCACGGATGGTTTCATCAGTGGAATCTCAGGAACGGTCCGCTATTTATCCGCTTCCTGCTCCTGGTCTTCGGCACGAAAGTAATGGAATACACGGTCGATAAAGGATTGCCGCTGCGGGGTCACGTGCTCTTCCTCGAGCTCGGCCAATTTCCGCAACAACTCCTCCTGCGGCTTCCCAACTTTCTTGGGAATCTCAATGAATGTCTGCACTAACAAGTCGCCCTTCACGCCATTCCGCGGATCGGGCATCCCGTAGCCTCGCAACGGGAAGACCTCCCCACTTTGCGTTCCTTCCGGTATGCGCAGAGATCGCTTTCCGACCAAGGTTGGTATTCCAATCTCGGTCCCCAGCACCGCTTGCGAATAACTCAAGGGCACCTGCAGGATGAGATCGCTTCCCTCGCGCCGAAAAATCTTATGCTTCCGCACCTGAATAAAACAATACGCATCTCCCGGCGGGCCACCATCGGGGCTGGCTTGCCCCTCGCCCGACAATCGCACACGCATACCATCATCGACGCCTGCTGGAATTGAGACTTCCAGGACAACTTCACGTGGCTGTGCACCTGTGCCATCGCAATCACGGCAGGGGGTTGTGATGACTTTGCCACTACCACGGCACTGTGGACAAGCGGTCTGCACCCGCAGGATGCCGGTCGACTGAACGACCTGCCCCTGTCCACGGCAACGGCCGC
Coding sequences within it:
- a CDS encoding M16 family metallopeptidase is translated as MELLTHKSESGPEIVVLQDPTAFTTSLGWFVDTGARDEQPGVAGVSHFLEHMVFKGTERRTAAEVNRELDHLGAHSNAYTSEDSTVFYASVLPECQAHAVDLLTDIMQPLLREEDFETERQVVLEEIAMYDDQPPYGAFEKASELFFGEHPLATRVLGSSETVADMTVSQMHEYHRGRYTKDNMFLIASGKVDMSQLIEHVSKVSENWPAESQPRVNLPANYHSGSAVIERESRHQHYEVQMWPGLSRNDPRRYALRMLCTILADDTGSRLFWELIDTGRAETAAIWPQFFGDCGCLAGYLCCAPEDATENSKIIQRVLAETLRNGVTEKELGLARNKVSSSLILSDEKPSNRLFAVGQAWLNRRSYEPLDVVLARYAAVTPEDVMQVAAETLGREPVVVQVVGTQD
- a CDS encoding FmdB family zinc ribbon protein encodes the protein MPTYDYQCDACDHLFELYQGINDPKKRKCPKCGKLKLRRLLGTGAAVVFKGSGFYQTDYRSESYNKAKAADKPASDSSSKSDGGSSKKSESKSDSKSKKE
- a CDS encoding polysaccharide biosynthesis/export family protein, whose protein sequence is MPHTQPQKNRWNRGWSSVPTLALLTIVVLTIGCRTAASLGLPIAAGANYMLHDVAEIRQNAGHREDVASELAKAPLQPHRVEAGDVLVIEPNDFNSPVQVPSDHTVQQDGTIDLGGYGRMQVVGLSVPDIQQQVQQSVLQQETAKRHAKIGLASHSSQAGREAEEAEDYGVTVRLVSQERGVVYVMGEVNAPGSYPIAGSETVLDALILAGGLSTRSNEHKVILTRPQPSGQERLILPVCYHQILQLGDTATNYQLQPGDRIYVPSLSIWEDIKQSVPWSAQRSCPQCRQY
- the grpE gene encoding nucleotide exchange factor GrpE translates to MARDSNPLHALENSLEMTQEDQNMNSESRPQADDQSDDASQAFADALDQALEQSPEEAPAAAELTVDERVLEAEREVLRSKAELENFRKRMQRDSEQQLKYANTALIRDLLEAIDNLDRAIGAAQEDAANPQSLLEGVKLVRQQFTTALAKHGCTVIDGVGSQFDPNVHEAISQMPSEQYAAGTVAQEVAVGYKLHDRVVRPSSVIVSTGTAG
- the dnaJ gene encoding molecular chaperone DnaJ, yielding MAITKRDYYEVLSVQRTASGQEISRAYRKLAIKYHPDSNRDDEDAIVKFKEAAEAYEVLSDEQKRARYDQHGHAGIEGRQSGFQDVGDIFEAFGDIFGGTVFEDFFGGRSRSRVRRGADVRCDVTLDLEEAAAGTQTKVALTRHEECEPCGGTGAAPGSQPQVCGRCRGQGQVVQSTGILRVQTACPQCRGSGKVITTPCRDCDGTGAQPREVVLEVSIPAGVDDGMRVRLSGEGQASPDGGPPGDAYCFIQVRKHKIFRREGSDLILQVPLSYSQAVLGTEIGIPTLVGKRSLRIPEGTQSGEVFPLRGYGMPDPRNGVKGDLLVQTFIEIPKKVGKPQEELLRKLAELEEEHVTPQRQSFIDRVFHYFRAEDQEQEADK
- a CDS encoding M16 family metallopeptidase, coding for MNQELLYRKFDNGLVLLGEHMPWLRSAAFSLHLPAGTCYEPNGLDGLSGMTNEMVQRGCGELDSRQFLERLDELGVERGSSITTNHSSFSCAMPREVLPETLGLYSDLVRTPHLPADQLDDARQLSLQDLRALDDEASHRCFSELKRFRYPLPFGRISQGTREGLAAIDHQKMHHFFQDTYKPAGSILAVAGNFDWTQVCDLVEARLGDWTGAPPRELPELKPNYGSRHVDHSTNQIHLALAYECEPYESPEYYESRALVGVLSDGMSSRLFTEVREKRGLVYSVFATCFSLAGLGSVLCYAGTTTNRAEETLQVLLETIFSLRDGITVDELERLKYRIKSSLVFEQESSAARSSQIASDWFYLGRVPTREEVCARVDALTCEGLQQHFCEHLPKNFSLVTVGSQALELPDGIANAQV